Proteins encoded by one window of Venturia canescens isolate UGA chromosome 2, ASM1945775v1, whole genome shotgun sequence:
- the LOC122406214 gene encoding zinc finger matrin-type protein 2, whose translation MSSQRPDDHRRKWNREEYERIALQRLQDEIAEEDLGIPKQPAVKRELLKQRDYKVDLESKLGKSVVINKNTPSSQTGGYYCNVCDCVVKDSINFLDHINGTKHQRNLGMSMKIERSTLDQVKARFAVNKKRIEEKKKDYDLEQRVKELKEEEEKIREYRKEKRKDRKRKIEEANEEETGATDEMAAVMGFSGFGSKKK comes from the exons ATGTCTTcg CAACGACCGGACGACCACCGGAGGAAATGGAACCGAGAGGAATACGAAAGAATAGCACTTCAGAGACTGCAGGATGAAATCGCTGAGGAGGATCTCGGGATTCCGAAACAACCTGCCGTTAAACGTGAATTACTCAAACAACGCGACTACAAGGTCGATCTGGAATCCAAATTGGGCAAAAGTGTCGTAATCAACAAAAATACACCATCCTCACAGACGGGAGg ATATTACTGCAATGTATGCGATTGTGTTGTCAAGGATTCCATTAATTTCTTGGACCACATCAACGGAACAAAAC ATCAAAGAAACTTGGGAATGTctatgaaaattgaacgatcaACACTGGACCAGGTTAAAGCGAGATTTGCCGTTAACAAGAAAAGgatagaggaaaaaaagaaggacTATGATTTAGAACAGAGAGTAAAAGAGCTTAAGGAAGAG GAGGAAAAAATCAGAGAATATAGAAAAGAGAAGAGGAAagatcgaaagagaaaaattgaggaagCAAATGAGGAAGAGACTGGAGCTACTGACGAAATGGCCGCTGTTATGGGATTTTCAGGTTttggatcgaaaaaaaaatga